In Trichoderma asperellum chromosome 1, complete sequence, a single window of DNA contains:
- a CDS encoding uncharacterized protein (SECRETED:SignalP(1-16)~CAZy:GH20~antiSMASH:Cluster_1.8) → MRFLLVVVGLVSLARSELLGIPTVPFNITSDKTYDLRNLHAIVVDLAHSTTRDQDGLTLIPPSLWEFAETFQGDLAGIGVNAVLLPGSKAIANAIYLTLDNDKSQFVNAAGNKTSEGYRLSVTSSGITISGASPLGAWWGTRTVLQQALINDKKLKIGRGVDSPGWSERGMMLDVGRHYYPADFLAQLCSYLSFFKQNVFHLHLSDHVWDPAKLGTHELALELYAGFRIASTDPAVAGLARPTNETYSPYVFDNLQQKCASRGVTIIPEFESPGHSIATTDWRPEIALSDFSMLNLSHPETLPTVKSYWKAAINNFHSKIVHIGADEYDSNFINEYSTFVNDMSAYIQSISGKSTRIWGTFPPSYKPGSINVNKDVTIQHWQIGQDNGLFDFIDNGYTIVNSDDYFYLDVKYSDGNVYPKELDIQRVFHGSPDGSAFAPNILDNANATNNPPRDSPNVLGHLAVVWNDWGPNASTYHEAYYMVRNGLPALADKQWGGSLQEEDYAGLFATLQPAVPDQNLDQRIPSKGPTILSYSFGSNIVSSLSGTVQDGSGNGYHGSLQNGAYVSGGALQLSGHSAYLKTPLTSKGRNYTLSFSVLPKSHGGALFSGPDSSFLNGNGTSTNLMLVSDNIAYPVNLTLPLNKWSDVKVEAIGPQTFISVGAQRQEVTILMGIWGGYMEEGPMAIEAPLAAIGKGINGQMKNIKLSSDVL, encoded by the exons ATGAGGTTTCTCTTAGTAGTCGTGGGATTGGTTTCCCTAG CTCGCTCGGAACTTTTGGGTATACCGACTGTGCCATTCAACATCACCTCTGACAAGACATATGATTTGAGAAATCTCCACGCGATTGTTGTCGACCTCGCGCACTCTACTACTCGTGACCAGGATGGCCTAACCTTGATTCCTCCCTCTTTGTGGGAGTTTGCAGAGACTTTCCAAGGTGATCTTGCTGGTATTGGAGTCAATGCCGTCTTGCTGCCGGGCTCCAAGGCCATTGCAAATGCAATTTACCTGACTCTTGATAATGACAAGTCGCAATTCGTCAATGCCGCGGGAAACAAGACCTCAGAAGGTTACCGTCTCTCTGTCACTTCTTCAGGGATCACCATCAGCGGTGCGAGCCCTCTTGGAGCATGGTGGGGAACGCGAACAGTCCTTCAGCAGGCGTTGATCAACGATAAGAAGTTGAAGATTGGAAGGGGTGTTGATTCCCCAGGATGGTCTGAGAGAGGCATGATG CTCGACGTTGGCCGCCACTATTACCCGGCAGACTTTCTCGCACAGCTGTGCTCCTACTTGTCATTCTTCAAGCAAAATGTCTTCCACCTTCATCTCAGCGACCATGTCTGGGATCCCGCCAAGCTCGGTACCCATGAACTTGCCCTCGAGCTTTATGCTGGTTTCCGCATCGCCTCCACGGATCCAGCAGTTGCCGGACTTGCCAGGCCAACAAATGAAACGTACAGCCCGTATGTTTTCGATAACTTGCAGCAAAAGTGTGCAAGCCGCGGTGTAACCATCATACCCGAATTTGAATCACCCGGACACTCAATAGCAACCACAGACTGGAGGCCCGAGATTGCTCTCTCTGACTTTAGTATGCTAAACTTGAGTCATCCAGAGACGCTTCCAACAGTCAAGTCGTACTGGAAGGCTGCCATCAACAACTTCCATTCCAAGATTGTGCACATTGGGGCAGACGAGTACGACAGCAACTTTATTAACGAGTACAGCACCTTTGTCAACGATATGAGTGCATACATCCAATCCATCTCTGGTAAAAGCACTCGTATCTGGGGCACTTTCCCTCCTTCATATAAACCAGGCTCTATCAACGTCAACAAAGACGTGACGATTCAGCATTGGCAGATCGGCCAGGATAACGGACTGTTCGACTTCATTGACAACGGCTACACCATTGTTAACAGCGATGACTACTTTTACCTTGATGTCAAGTATTCAGACGGCAACGTTTATCCTAAAGAGCTCGACATTCAGCGCGTTTTCCACGGATCTCCCGACGGCAGTGCATTTGCGCCCAACATTCTCGACAACGCCAACGCCACCAACAACCCTCCTCGAGACAGTCCCAACGTGCTTGGACACTTGGCTGTTGTGTGGAATGACTGGGGTCCAAATGCCAGCACCTATCACGAGGCTTACTACATGGTCCGCAACGGTTTGCCTGCTCTAGCTGATAAGCAATGGGGTGGCTCGCTGCAAGAGGAGGACTATGCCGGTCTATTTGCCACGCTGCAGCCTGCCGTGCCAGATCAGAATCTCGACCAACGGATTCCTTCCAAGGGCCCAACGATTCTATCATACAGCTTCGGCAGCAACATTGTATCATCTTTATCAGGCACCGTTCAAGACGGCTCTGGAAACGGCTATCACGGCAGTCTCCAAAACGGTGCCTATGTGAGTGGCGGCGCTCTCCAGCTCAGCGGACACAGCGCCTATCTCAAGACTCCTCTCACGAGCAAGGGACGCAACTACAcgctctctttctctgtGCTTCCGAAATCCCACGGCGGTGCGCTCTTCTCGGGCCCAGACAGCAGCTTCctcaacggcaacggcacGTCAACCAACCTCATGCTCGTTTCCGACAACATTGCTTACCCAGTCAATCTGACACTGCCGCTGAACAAATGGAGCGACGTCAAGGTTGAGGCCATTGGCCCGCAGACTTTCATCTCGGTCGGCGCTCAGCGCCAAGAAGTGACTATCTTGATGGGCATCTGGGGAGGATACATGGAGGAGGGGCCGATGGCGATTGAGGCGCCACTTGCGGCGATTGGAAAGGGAATTAACGGGCAgatgaagaatataaagCTGTCTAGTGACGTATTATAA